A DNA window from Sylvia atricapilla isolate bSylAtr1 chromosome 6, bSylAtr1.pri, whole genome shotgun sequence contains the following coding sequences:
- the TMEM80 gene encoding LOW QUALITY PROTEIN: transmembrane protein 80 (The sequence of the model RefSeq protein was modified relative to this genomic sequence to represent the inferred CDS: inserted 1 base in 1 codon) gives MGRGRARAARPEAVPDGSGETRARPNAAEPPSGAAWRGEQSRARSSSFRSLPKTVARRADVCRVLSDRTRAPLASPNGDARTGSARICPKATEPGRTFRSRPKAGGRGEWPRAGCRDGGGPAGXGVKMATPSRGRTSEILSSLPLQILLYVNGIYYIFYFLATLAMIIYKSQVFSYPDDLLAPDLAVLFIMAILEVPRSYLGFKGNLTEAEVPLGLSLGLTVGSVVLCVYLLLWQTYVLWADVLLNALLLSTYGLESGLKVTAIAAFVS, from the exons ATGGGGCGCGGCCGAGCCCGCGCGGCGCGGCCCGAAGCGGTACCTGACGGATCGGGTGAGACCCGAGCCCGCCCGAACGCGGCCGAGCCCCCGAGCGGTGCGGCCTGGCGAGGCGAACAGTCCCGAGCGCGCTCGAGTAGTTTCCGATCCCTGCCGAAGACGGTAGCGAGGAGGGCCGATGTGTGCCGAGTCCTCTCCGATCGGACCCGAGCTCCGCTCGCCAGCCCGAACGGAGACGCCCGAACGGGCAGCGCCCGAATCTGCCCGAAAGCGACCGAACCGGGCCGAACGTTCCGATCGCGCCCGAAGGCGGGTGGGCGGGGTGAATGGCCGCGCGCGGGCTGCCGGGACGGCGGAGGACCGGCGG GGGGCGTCAAGATGGCGACGCCGAGCCGAG GAAGAACATCAGAGATT CTGTCATCACTTCCCTTACAGATCCTGCTTTATGTAAATGGGATTTATTACATCTTCTACTTCTTGGCAACTCTTGCAATGATTATTTACAAAA GTCAAGTTTTCAGTTATCCAGATGATCTTTTGGCTCCTGACCTTGCTGTGCTTTTCATTATGGCCATTCTGGAAGTACCTCGATCATACTTGG GTTTCAAGGGTAACCTGACAGAAGCAGAGGTGCcgctggggctgagcctggggcTCACGGTGGGCAGCGTGGTGCTGTGTGTGtacctgctgctgtggcagacCTACGTGCTGTGGGCAGATGTGCTCCTCAACGCGCTGCTGCTCTCGACCTACGGGCTCGAGTCGGGGCTCAAGGTCACGGCCATCGCTGCCTTTGTCAGCTGA